In one window of Fictibacillus phosphorivorans DNA:
- a CDS encoding DUF4305 domain-containing protein produces the protein MKTSPLFMAFLYLGIGVVFTYLAVHYASEYGMTSFWTIITMVVATFDYANAIRYFALNSHLKRKMKK, from the coding sequence ATGAAGACATCACCACTGTTTATGGCATTTTTATATCTAGGGATCGGGGTCGTCTTTACGTACTTAGCCGTTCATTACGCAAGCGAGTACGGCATGACTAGCTTCTGGACGATCATCACGATGGTTGTAGCAACCTTCGATTACGCCAATGCCATCCGCTATTTCGCATTAAACAGCCACTTGAAAAGAAAAATGAAGAAATAA
- a CDS encoding CPBP family intramembrane glutamic endopeptidase yields MKKKYWWIIFIYIVMQFSGYIGVPLLHELGVPKNQLFGMWGTFSFIAALVIILYMLIPEMRERHRNSKRVSKGSAILWSIIGIFMAYAAQIIASMIEMNLFGIQPGSENTKQLVEIVKNVKYFMIVTAIVGPILEEIIFRKIIFGSLHKRFNFFISALISSLIFAAVHADFTHLLIYTAMGFTFAFLYVKTQRLIVPIAAHVAMNTLVLIVQVLFADKIKEMEQQLETAQLIIGGLL; encoded by the coding sequence TTGAAGAAAAAATATTGGTGGATCATCTTCATATATATCGTGATGCAATTCTCAGGTTACATTGGGGTTCCACTGTTACATGAACTTGGTGTTCCTAAAAATCAACTTTTTGGAATGTGGGGAACGTTCAGCTTTATCGCGGCTCTTGTAATCATCCTTTACATGCTGATCCCTGAAATGAGAGAACGCCACCGAAATTCTAAGCGCGTCTCAAAAGGATCTGCCATTCTATGGTCGATCATCGGTATTTTCATGGCGTACGCCGCTCAAATTATCGCAAGCATGATCGAGATGAACCTGTTCGGTATCCAACCTGGATCGGAAAACACGAAGCAACTCGTTGAAATCGTGAAAAACGTTAAATATTTTATGATTGTAACGGCCATCGTTGGGCCAATACTAGAAGAGATCATCTTCCGAAAGATTATTTTCGGATCTCTTCATAAACGCTTTAATTTCTTTATCTCTGCTTTGATCAGTTCGTTAATCTTTGCTGCTGTTCATGCGGACTTCACACACTTACTAATTTACACGGCAATGGGCTTCACGTTCGCTTTTCTGTATGTTAAAACGCAACGTCTTATCGTACCCATCGCGGCACACGTTGCCATGAACACGCTCGTTTTGATCGTTCAAGTATTATTTGCCGATAAAATCAAAGAAATGGAACAGCAGCTAGAAACAGCGCAACTGATTATTGGAGGACTATTATGA
- the groES gene encoding co-chaperone GroES — MLKPLGDRIIIELVEGEEKTASGIVLPDSAKEKPQEGKVVAVGTGRVTDNGERISLEVSEGNTIIFSKYAGTEVKYQGKEYLILRESDVLAIVG, encoded by the coding sequence TTGTTAAAGCCACTAGGTGACCGTATTATTATTGAGCTTGTAGAAGGTGAAGAAAAAACTGCAAGCGGCATTGTATTGCCAGATTCAGCAAAAGAAAAGCCTCAAGAAGGAAAAGTTGTTGCTGTAGGTACGGGCCGTGTAACGGATAACGGCGAGCGTATCTCTTTAGAAGTTTCTGAAGGCAACACGATTATTTTCTCAAAATACGCTGGTACAGAAGTTAAGTACCAAGGTAAAGAATACTTGATTCTTCGTGAATCTGACGTATTAGCGATCGTAGGCTAA
- the groL gene encoding chaperonin GroEL (60 kDa chaperone family; promotes refolding of misfolded polypeptides especially under stressful conditions; forms two stacked rings of heptamers to form a barrel-shaped 14mer; ends can be capped by GroES; misfolded proteins enter the barrel where they are refolded when GroES binds) — MAKDIKFSEDARRSMLRGVDALANAVKVTLGPKGRNVVLEKKFGSPLITNDGVTIAKEIELEDAFENMGAKLVAEVASKTNDVAGDGTTTATVLAQAMIREGLKNVTSGANPMVLRKGIEKATAAAVQELKAISKPIEGKESIAQVAAISAADEEVGQLIAEAMERVGNDGVITIEESKGFTTELEVVEGMQFDRGYASPYMVTNSDKMEAELENPYILITDKKITNIQEILPVLEQVVQQGKSLLLIAEDVEGEALATLVVNKLRGTFNAVAVKAPGFGDRRKAMLEDIAVLTGGEVITEELGLDLKTANITQLGTASKVVVTKENTTIVEGAGDSSKIAARVNQIKAQLEETTSEFDKEKLQERLAKLAGGVAVIKVGAATETELKERKLRIEDALNSTRAAVEEGIVSGGGTALVNVLKAIAQVEATGDELTGVKLVLRALEEPVRQIAHNAGLEGSVVVERLKNEEIGVGFNAATGEWVNMFESGIVDPTKVTRSALQNAASVSAMFLTTEAVIADKPEENAGGGMPDMSGMGMGGMGGMM, encoded by the coding sequence ATGGCTAAAGATATTAAATTTAGTGAAGACGCACGCCGCTCAATGCTTCGTGGTGTTGATGCACTAGCAAACGCTGTAAAAGTAACACTTGGACCAAAAGGACGTAACGTTGTGCTTGAGAAGAAATTCGGTTCTCCTCTAATCACAAACGACGGTGTTACAATTGCAAAAGAAATCGAGCTTGAAGATGCATTCGAAAACATGGGCGCTAAACTTGTAGCTGAAGTTGCGAGCAAAACGAACGACGTAGCAGGAGACGGAACAACAACTGCAACGGTTCTTGCTCAAGCGATGATCCGTGAAGGATTAAAGAACGTAACAAGCGGAGCAAACCCAATGGTACTTCGTAAAGGGATCGAAAAAGCAACGGCTGCTGCTGTTCAAGAACTAAAAGCGATCTCTAAACCAATCGAAGGCAAAGAGTCTATCGCACAAGTTGCGGCGATCTCTGCAGCTGACGAAGAAGTAGGACAATTGATTGCTGAAGCGATGGAGCGCGTTGGAAACGACGGCGTTATCACGATCGAAGAATCAAAAGGATTCACAACTGAGCTTGAAGTGGTTGAAGGTATGCAGTTCGACCGCGGATATGCATCTCCATACATGGTAACAAACTCTGACAAGATGGAAGCAGAGCTTGAGAACCCGTACATCCTTATCACAGATAAGAAGATTACGAACATCCAAGAAATCCTTCCAGTTCTTGAGCAAGTCGTTCAACAAGGGAAATCTCTATTGTTGATCGCTGAAGACGTTGAAGGTGAAGCACTTGCTACATTAGTAGTTAACAAGCTTCGCGGAACATTCAATGCAGTAGCGGTTAAAGCTCCTGGATTCGGTGACCGTCGTAAAGCAATGCTAGAAGACATCGCAGTACTAACTGGCGGTGAAGTGATCACAGAAGAGCTAGGTCTTGACCTTAAGACTGCGAACATCACGCAGCTTGGTACAGCTTCTAAAGTTGTGGTTACAAAAGAAAACACAACAATCGTAGAAGGTGCTGGAGATTCTTCTAAGATCGCAGCTCGTGTTAACCAAATCAAAGCACAACTCGAAGAAACAACTTCTGAGTTCGATAAAGAAAAATTACAAGAGCGCCTAGCAAAATTAGCTGGTGGAGTAGCGGTAATCAAAGTTGGTGCAGCTACAGAAACTGAGCTAAAAGAGCGCAAACTTCGTATCGAAGACGCACTAAACTCTACGCGTGCAGCAGTTGAAGAGGGTATCGTATCCGGTGGTGGTACAGCTCTAGTTAACGTGCTAAAAGCAATCGCTCAAGTAGAAGCGACTGGCGACGAGTTAACAGGTGTGAAACTAGTACTTCGTGCACTAGAAGAGCCAGTTCGTCAAATCGCACACAACGCAGGTCTTGAAGGATCTGTAGTGGTAGAGCGTTTAAAGAACGAAGAAATCGGAGTTGGATTTAACGCTGCAACTGGCGAGTGGGTAAACATGTTCGAATCTGGAATCGTTGACCCAACAAAAGTTACACGTTCAGCGCTACAAAACGCAGCATCCGTATCTGCAATGTTCCTTACAACAGAAGCAGTAATCGCGGATAAGCCAGAAGAAAACGCTGGCGGCGGAATGCCTGACATGTCCGGCATGGGCATGGGTGGAATGGGCGGCATGATGTAA